One window from the genome of Myripristis murdjan chromosome 6, fMyrMur1.1, whole genome shotgun sequence encodes:
- the lmod2a gene encoding leiomodin-2a — MSTFGYRRELGRYEDVDEDELLATLSSEELQELERELADLDPDDDVPIGLRQKDQTVKTPTGSFDRDALLKYWDEENRKLLEEEKGDRGRPGQAGAEEGRRDKSSVGRVTAINGEASKPKDNEKKKIFHKGKTVDGISGKHVGSSREEEKEKKEEFKKEAFLRTAGPQKACNGLPKASGSDSRRGGVSRTDNKEQNPNAASDRPSGNPVVVDKVLEQILRNDPAMSEVNLNNIEDVSQETLLRFAAALHANTHVRVFSLANTHADDRVAFAVSKMLRENRSVRNLNIESNFVSGQGILALLAALQHNATLVELRFQNQRHICGGRVEMEMVRLLRENTTLLKLGYQFDLPGPRMTATGILTRNQDQERQRRLQQQKEQSRQEAPVAPTGQISGPSPSNRQPKKPSQSSKTVANQNKITAAPPPAPPPPPPSRLPAEPLSEKNTPTRKIAEMVKQHEGSNSTKAQPAQRKQPKSKRGKNVANEKESADILKELKNSLKPSLQKRRDEPSRPPAPQRSSRDDLMAAIRGSSITSLKRVEASHS, encoded by the exons ATGAGTACCTTTGGGTACCGGCGGGAGCTGGGGAGGTACGAGGACGTGGACGAGGACGAGCTCCTGGCCACGCTGTCGTccgaggagctgcaggagctggagagggagcTGGCCGACCTCGACCCCGACGACGACGTCCCCATCGGCCTCCGGCAGAAGGACCAGACGGTCAAAACGCCCACGGGAAGCTTCGACCGGGACGCCCTGCTCAAGTACTGGGACGAGGAgaacaggaagctgctggaggaggagaagggcgACCGCGGACGTCCCGGCCAG GCCGGCGCCGAGGAGGGACGGCGAGATAAGAGCAGCGTGGGAAGAGTGACAGCGATTAACGGCGAAGCCAGCAAGCCTAAGgacaatgagaagaagaagattttCCACAAAGGGAAGACAGTCGACGGCATATCTGGCAAACATGTCGGGTCatcgagggaggaggagaaagagaagaaagaggagttTAAAAAGGAGGCTTTCCTCAGGACTGCAGGTCCTCAGAAAGCCTGCAATGGGCTGCCGAAAGCCTCAGGGAGTGACTCCAGGAGGGGAGGCGTTTCAAGGACTGACAACAAAGAGCAGAACCCGAACGCAGCGTCGGACAGGCCGAGCGGAAACCCCGTGGTCGTCGACAAAGTGCTGGAGCAGATCCTGCGCAACGATCCCGCCATGAGCGAGGTCAACCTCAACAACATCGAGGACGTTTCCCAGGAGACGCTGCTCCGCTTCGCCGCGGCCCTGCACGCCAACACGCACGTCCGCGTCTTCAGCCTCGCCAACACGCACGCCGACGACCGCGTGGCCTTCGCCGTCTCCAAGATGCTGCGGGAAAACCGCTCCGTCAGGAACCTGAACATCGAGTCCAACTTCGTGTCGGGGCAGGGCATCCTGGCCCTGCTGGCGGCGCTGCAGCACAACGCCACGCTGGTGGAGCTGCGCTTCCAGAACCAGAGGCACATCTGCGGCGGCCgggtggagatggagatggtgCGGCTGCTGAGGGAGAACACCACGCTGCTCAAGCTCGGCTACCAGTTTGACCTGCCGGGCCCGCGCATGACGGCCACCGGCATCCTGACGCGCAACCAGGACCAGGAGCGCCagaggaggctgcagcagcagaaggagCAGAGTCGCCAGGAGGCGCCGGTCGCACCGACGGGACAAATCTCCGGACCTTCGCCATCAAACAGGCAACCGAAGAAGCCGTCGCAATCTTCGAAAACTGTTGCAAATCAGAACAAAATCACCGCCGCTCCTCCGcctgcgcctcctcctcctcctccctcacgtCTTCCTGCGGAGCCGCTCTCCGAGAAGAACACGCCGACGAGGAAGATCGCAGAGATGGTGAAGCAGCACGAGGGCTCCAACAGCACCAAGGCCCAGCCGGCCCAGAGGAAACAACCCAAGTCCAAGAGGGGGAAGAACGTCGCCAACGAGAAGGAGAGCGCCGACATCCTGAAGGAGCTGAAGAACTCCCTGAAGCCGTCGCTGCAGAAGAGGAGGGACGAACCGTCGCGTCCGCCGGCGCCGCAGCGCTCGAGTCGAGACGACCTGATGGCGGCGATCCGTGGAAGCAGCATCACGTCGTTAAAAAGG gtggaGGCGTCCCACAGCTGA